A section of the Ciceribacter thiooxidans genome encodes:
- a CDS encoding GNAT family N-acetyltransferase, with protein sequence MTQQVSIRIEQSFTAIPPDLWATLEGASRDEAGGAYNPFNAHGYLSALEASGSAAAETGWLGHHLLLADAAGTLIGAVPCYLKSHSRGEYVFDHGWADVYQRAGGRYYPKLQAAIPFTPATGPRLMVAQGRHQAEIRALLAAGLRQVTEKLGVSSAHVTFLPEHELGAFEGQDYLHRTDQQFHFLNAGYRDHDDFLDTLASRKRKALKKERRAALENGITIDWLTGSDLTESVWDQFFAFYMDTGSRKWGRPYLTRDFYSLIGERMADDILLVMAKREGHYVAGAINFIGGDTLFGRHWGCIEEHPFLHFEVCYHQAIDFAIEKGLRKVEAGAQGEHKLARGYQPVTTHSAHFIAHPGLRRAVADYLEHERREVEQIGEYLGEHTPFRKGERQCRDD encoded by the coding sequence ATGACGCAACAGGTATCCATCCGGATCGAACAGTCCTTTACAGCGATCCCGCCCGATCTCTGGGCCACGCTTGAGGGGGCTAGCCGCGACGAGGCCGGCGGGGCTTACAACCCCTTCAACGCGCATGGATACCTCTCCGCACTCGAAGCGTCGGGATCGGCGGCCGCCGAAACCGGCTGGCTCGGCCATCATCTGCTGCTGGCGGACGCCGCCGGAACCCTGATCGGCGCCGTCCCCTGCTATCTCAAGAGCCACAGCCGCGGCGAATACGTCTTCGATCACGGCTGGGCCGATGTCTACCAGCGCGCCGGCGGGCGCTATTATCCCAAGCTGCAGGCCGCCATTCCGTTCACCCCGGCGACGGGGCCGCGACTGATGGTGGCGCAAGGCCGACACCAGGCCGAGATCCGCGCGCTGCTCGCCGCAGGCCTGCGCCAAGTCACCGAGAAACTCGGCGTCTCCTCTGCCCACGTCACCTTTCTGCCGGAACACGAGCTCGGCGCCTTCGAGGGACAGGACTACCTTCACCGGACCGATCAGCAGTTCCATTTCCTGAACGCCGGCTACAGGGATCACGACGATTTCCTCGACACGCTTGCCTCGCGTAAGCGCAAGGCGCTGAAGAAGGAGCGGCGTGCGGCGCTCGAAAATGGCATCACGATCGACTGGCTCACCGGCTCCGATCTCACCGAGTCCGTCTGGGACCAGTTCTTCGCCTTCTACATGGACACCGGCAGCCGCAAGTGGGGGCGTCCCTATCTCACACGGGACTTCTACTCGCTGATCGGAGAACGGATGGCCGACGACATCCTGCTGGTGATGGCCAAGCGCGAGGGCCATTACGTCGCCGGTGCGATCAACTTCATCGGCGGCGACACGCTCTTCGGCCGCCACTGGGGCTGCATCGAGGAGCATCCGTTCCTGCATTTCGAGGTTTGCTATCATCAGGCGATCGACTTCGCCATCGAGAAGGGCCTCAGGAAAGTCGAGGCCGGCGCGCAGGGAGAGCACAAGCTCGCCCGCGGGTACCAGCCGGTGACCACCCACTCCGCCCACTTCATCGCCCATCCCGGCCTCAGGCGCGCGGTCGCCGACTATCTCGAACACGAGCGCCGGGAAGTCGAACAGATCGGCGAGTATCTCGGCGAACACACCCCCTTCAGGAAGGGCGAGCGCCAGTGTCGCGACGACTGA
- a CDS encoding HIT family protein: MTSPAYDPNNIFAKILRNEIPSVRLYEDDHTLAFMDVMPQSPGHLLVIPKEGSRNLLDADPAVLARTMPVVQKLAVAAKEALDADGILVTQFNELTAGQTVFHLHFHVIPRYEGVSLRPHSGQMEDIEVLKAHAEKIKAAL, from the coding sequence ATGACCAGCCCGGCCTACGACCCGAACAACATCTTCGCCAAGATCCTGCGCAACGAGATTCCCTCGGTCCGTCTCTACGAGGACGATCACACGCTCGCCTTCATGGACGTGATGCCGCAATCGCCGGGCCATCTTCTCGTCATCCCGAAAGAAGGATCGCGCAATCTGCTCGACGCCGATCCCGCAGTCCTCGCCCGCACGATGCCGGTCGTCCAGAAGCTGGCCGTCGCCGCCAAGGAGGCGCTCGACGCCGACGGCATTCTCGTCACCCAGTTCAACGAGCTCACTGCCGGTCAGACGGTCTTTCACCTGCATTTCCATGTCATTCCCCGTTACGAGGGCGTGTCGCTCCGGCCGCATTCCGGCCAGATGGAGGATATCGAGGTGCTGAAGGCCCACGCGGAGAAGATCAAGGCGGCGCTGTAA